One window from the genome of Cryptomeria japonica chromosome 6, Sugi_1.0, whole genome shotgun sequence encodes:
- the LOC131050978 gene encoding (R,S)-reticuline 7-O-methyltransferase-like, giving the protein MAPPLTVAIPQVSEQEAQMDKLKLYDIMLGSAKPMAVRAAVLLNIPDIIAEASGSLTVEEIAAHISESTKEESPPPIEYLFRLLRFLASQEVFIEIPHQDDFRQTRYGLTGVSRLLVKETRKGGLSVQNYVPWLLAFNNHSSLQGWLHLHESVLEGSSAFSKAFGMSYWDYVANNPEANKTLNEAMSCDTRAVMSSVVKIYEEGFKKINSLVDVGGGLGSALSIIVGNYKHIRGINYDLPYVIASALPIAGVQHVSGNMFEHIPSADAIFIKSVLHDWSDDDCVRVLRRCYEAIPENGKVIIVDALIAEGKKDEDNKENLLRRVGLAFDMEMMLLSTGGKERTEMEFKQILSKAGFKSYSIFKLPSFQNIIEVSKF; this is encoded by the exons ATGGCTCCTCCACTTACAGTTGCAATTCCCCAGGTTTCTGAACAAGAAGCCCAAATGGATAAGCTAAAACTGTATGACATAATGCTCGGCTCAGCTAAGCCCATGGCTGTGAGAGCTGCTGTTTTGCTGAATATTCCGGACATAATTGCTGAGGCTTCAGGCTCTCTTACCGTAGAAGAAATTGCTGCTCATATTTCAGAGTCCACCAAAGAAGAAAGCCCCCCTCCCATAGAATATCTGTTTCGTCTTCTGAGATTTCTAGCCTCCCAGGAAGTGTTTATTGAGATCCCACACCAGGACGACTTCAGGCAAACTAGATATGGCCTCACAGGCGTTTCTAGATTACTTGTTAAGGAAACAAGAAAAGGTGGTCTATCCGTGCAAAACTATGTTCCATGGTTGTTGGCATTCAACAATCATAGTAGCCTCCAGGGATGGCTGCATCTGCATGAGTCTGTGTTAGAAGGCAGCAGCGCCTTCAGTAAGGCTTTTGGTATGAGTTATTGGGACTACGTTGCAAACAATCCTGAAGCCAACAAGACATTGAACGAGGCCATGTCCTGTGACACTCGTGCTGTCATGTCTAGTGTTGTCAAGATTTATGAGGAGGGATTTAAGAAGATTAATTCTTTGGTTGATGTTGGGGGAGGTCTGGGCTCTGCCTTGTCCATTATTGTGGGCAATTACAAACACATTAGAGGAATTAATTATGACTTGCCTTATGTCATTGCCTCTGCACTTCCTATCGCTG GAGTACAACATGTGAGTGGCAATATGTTTGAACATATTCCATCAGCTGATGCAATCTTTATCAAG TCAGTTTTGCATGATTGGAGTGATGATGATTGTGTAAGAGTGTTGAGAAGGTGCTATGAGGCTATACCAGAAAATGGAAAAGTTATAATTGTTGATGCCCTTATTGCTGAGGGAAAAAAAGATGAAGATAACAAAGAAAATCTTCTAAGGAGAGTGGGACTGGCATTTGATATGGAAATGATGCTATTGAGTACTGGTGGAAAGGAGCGAACAGAGATGGAATTTAAACAAATTCTTAGCAAAGCGGGTTTCAAAAGCTACAGCATCTTCAAATTACCATCTTTTCAAAACATTATTGAGGTTTCCAAGTTCTGA